One part of the Hippoglossus hippoglossus isolate fHipHip1 chromosome 11, fHipHip1.pri, whole genome shotgun sequence genome encodes these proteins:
- the LOC117770790 gene encoding phosphatidylinositol 4-kinase beta-like isoform X2 has protein sequence MADADVSLSPALRQLHLSPSHSAPPPPPASSSPTTFSCPSSPSSASSSFSSSSSTSCSESSSDCPNHHHHHPHHHHLRPQLQLPPPSHSEQPSSPSASPRSSSPSGSIGSTGSLGSSSSASEGIGSSSVSSGGDLRGPSPPLDVISEDAMEMDLEGDQVINPEVALKACQEVLLKVQLQNRDVPEQQQQQQQQQRTDLSERCAPQYLSPDTSSIKEEDEEDEKQGGTSQQDPHPSARLHSSPLPPGVSPSSKQSWLLRLFESKLFDVSMAISYLYKSKEPGVQAYIGNRLFSFPDSEVDVYLPQLLNMYVHMDTEVGDAIRPYLIHRCRGSITFSLLSAWLLGAYSSDMHISTQRHSRGTKLRKLILSDELKPSALTPVTPRPTSASVSESPVSSPSHRRCHRRHTSSNTEASAAAVPNNPTSGESEVFVSPSRRTHQRSKSDASTASSGPGTGLRRTGSNPKVESVHEERLRPQREFVKSLLGIGKRLVTLTTKEQKTQRLISELSLLNHKLPARVWLPTAERQHHVCRIPHTQAVVLNSKDKAPYIIYVEVLECESFETSLAPVRIPETRIHSARSAENLDCGGIPATIANGMTSEHRAGSFSTVPNYDNDEDAWATDDIGQLQVEAEAQTSSSDNISQFSVDSITSLENKEPVFIAAGDIRRRLSENLAHTPTTFRRDPEDPSAVALKEPWEEKVRRIREASPYGHMTNWRLLSVIVKCGDDLRQELLAYQVLRQLQSIWQQERVPLWIKPYKILVMSSDSGMIEPVLNAVSLHQVRKQSQLSLLDYFLQEHGSFTTEAFLSAQRNFVQSCAGYSLICYLLQVKDRHNGNILLDSEGHIIHIDFGFILSSSPRNLGFETSAFKLTSEFVDVMGGLDGDMFIYYRMLMLQGLIAARKHMEKVLQIVEIMQQGSHLPCFHGSSTIRGLKERFHMSLTEEQLQLLVEQLVDGSMRSITTKLYDSFQYVTNGIM, from the exons ATGGCCGACGCTGACGTCTCTTTGTCCCCTGCTCTGCGCCAGCTCCACCTTAGCCCCTCGCACTcagccccgccccctcctccagcctcctcctcccccaccacctTCTCAtgcccctcctccccctccagtgcctcctcttccttttcttcctcctcttcgaCCTCCTGCTCTGAGAGCTCGTCTGATTGCCCcaaccaccaccatcatcatcctcatcaccatcacctcCGCCCTCAGCTGCAGCTGCCCCCGCCCTCTCACAGCGAGCAGCCCTCCTCCCCTAGCGCCAGCCCCCGCAGCTCCAGCCCCAGCGGGAGCATCGGCAGCACCGGCAGcctcggcagcagcagcagcgccagCGAGGGCatcggcagcagcagcgtgtcGAGTGGCGGCGACCTGCGAGGTCCGAGTCCGCCGCTGGATGTCATCTCAGAGGACGCCATGGAGATGGACCTCGAAGGTGACCAAG tGATCAACCCTGAAGTCGCTCTGAAAGCTTGTCAGGAAGTTCTTCTCAAAGTccagctgcagaacagagacGTgccagaacaacaacaacaacaacaacaacagcagcgcACGGACTTGTCGGAGCGCTGTGCTCCTCAGTACTTGAGTCCAGACACCAGCTCCATcaaagaggaagacgaggaagacGAGAAACAAGGTGGAACGTCCCAACAAGACCCGCATCCTTCAGCCAGACTGCATTCCTCTCCACTGCCACCGGGGGTGTCACCATCATCGAAACAGTCGTGGCTGCTGCGCCTCTTTGAGTCCAAGCTGTTTGACGTTTCCATGGCGATCTCCTACTTGTACAAGTCGAAGGAGCCGGGGGTGCAGGCGTACATCGGGAATCGACTCTTCAGCTTCCCTGACTCTGAGGTGGACGTCTACCTGCCGCAGCTGCTCAACATGTATGTGCACATGGACACGGAGGTGGGAGACGCCATCAGACCGTACCTG ATCCATCGCTGCAGAGGAAGCATCACCTTCTCGCTGCTGTCGGCATGGCTGCTCGGCGCCTACTCCTCCGACATGCACATCTCCACCCAGCGTCACTCCAGAGGCACCAAACTCCGAAAACTCATCCTGTCCGATGAACTCAAGCCATCCGCTCTGACGCCCGTCACGCCCAGACCAACTTCAGCTTCTGTCTCTGAAAGCCCAGTGTCGTCGCCGTCCCACCGCCGCTGTCACCGCAGGCacaccagcagcaacacagaGGCTTCCGCTGCCGCCGTGCCAAACAACCCCACATCAGGGGAGTCTGAGGTCTTTGTTTCTCCGTCTAGAAGGACCCACCAGAGATCCAAGTCGGACGCCTCCACGGCAAGCAGCGGGCCCGGCACTGGCCTCCGACGAACAGGAAGTAACCCGAAGGTGGAGTCGGTTCACGAGGAG CGTCTCCGTCCTCAGCGGGAGTTTGTCAAGTCTCTGCTCGGCATCGGGAAGCGTTTGGTGACGTTGACGACCAAAGAGCAGAAGACGCAGCGGCTGATCTCAGAGCTGTCGCTGCTCAACCACAAGCTGCCGGCTCGAGTGTGGCTGCCCACCGCCGAGCGCCAGCACCACGTCTGCAGGATCCCGCACACGCAGGCCGTCGTCCTGAACTCTAAAGACAAG GCGCCGTACATCATCTACGTGGAGGTTTTGGAGTGTGAAAGCTTCGAGACGTCTCTGGCTCCCGTTCGGATTCCGGAGACCAGGATCCACTCAGCTCGTTCCGCAGAAAACCTGGACTGTGGCGGCATCCCGGCGACCATCGCTAACGGGATGACATCCGAGCACAGGGCGGGAAGTTTCTCTACCGTCCCAAACTACGACAATGACGAAGACGCGTGGGCCACCGACGATATCGGACAGCTGCAGGTCGAG gccGAGGCTCAGACCAGCAGCAGTGACAACATCAGTCAGTTTTCAGTCGACAGCATCACGAGTCTAGAGAATAAAGAACCAGTGTTCATCGCTGCTGGAGACATTAg GCGCCGTCTGTCCGAGAACCTCGCTCACACTCCGACTACGTTCAGGCGAGACCCTGAGGACCCGTCAGCCGTCGCCCTCAAAGAACCCTGGGAGGAGAAAGTCAG GCGAATCAGAGAAGCTTCTCCGTACGGTCACATGACCAACTGGAGGTTACTGTCGGTCATCGTGAAGTGTGGAGACGACCTGAGGCAGGAGCTCCTGGCCTATCAGGTGCTCCGACAGCTGCAG tcgATCTGGCAGCAGGAGCGAGTTCCTCTGTGGATCAAACCGTATAAGATCCTGGTGATGTCATCAGACAGCGGGATGATCGAACCCGTCCTCAACGCCGTCTCTCTGCACCAG GTGCGTAAACAGAGTCAGCTGTCGCTGCTCGACTACTTCCTGCAGGAACACGGCAGCTTCACCACCGAGGCCTTCCTGTCCGCTCAGAGGAACTTCGTCCAGAGCTGCGCCGGATACAGTCTGATCTGTTACCTGCTGCAGGTCaaagacag ACACAACGGGAACATCCTGCTGGACTCTGAAGGTCACATCATCCACATCGACTTTGGTTTCATCCTCTCCAGTTCTCCTCGTAACCTCGGCTTCGAGACGTCCGCCTTCAAGCTCACGTCAGAGTTCGTGGAC GTGATGGGCGGTTTGGACGGAGACATGTTCATCTACTACAGGATGTTGATGCTTCAGGGTCTGATCGCTGCCAGGAAGCACATGGAGAAGGTTCTGCAGATCGTCGAGATCATGCAACAAG GTTCCCATCTTCCGTGTTTCCACGGCTCCAGCACCATCCGTGGTCTGAAGGAGCGTTTCCACATGTCTCTGacggaggagcagctgcagctgctggtggagcagCTGGTCGACGGGTCCATGCGCTCCATCACCACCAAACTCTACGACTCCTTCCAGTATGTCACAAACGGCATCATGTGA
- the LOC117770790 gene encoding phosphatidylinositol 4-kinase beta-like isoform X1, protein MADADVSLSPALRQLHLSPSHSAPPPPPASSSPTTFSCPSSPSSASSSFSSSSSTSCSESSSDCPNHHHHHPHHHHLRPQLQLPPPSHSEQPSSPSASPRSSSPSGSIGSTGSLGSSSSASEGIGSSSVSSGGDLRGPSPPLDVISEDAMEMDLEGDQVINPEVALKACQEVLLKVQLQNRDVPEQQQQQQQQQRTDLSERCAPQYLSPDTSSIKEEDEEDEKQGGTSQQDPHPSARLHSSPLPPGVSPSSKQSWLLRLFESKLFDVSMAISYLYKSKEPGVQAYIGNRLFSFPDSEVDVYLPQLLNMYVHMDTEVGDAIRPYLIHRCRGSITFSLLSAWLLGAYSSDMHISTQRHSRGTKLRKLILSDELKPSALTPVTPRPTSASVSESPVSSPSHRRCHRRHTSSNTEASAAAVPNNPTSGESEVFVSPSRRTHQRSKSDASTASSGPGTGLRRTGSNPKVESVHEEPERLRPQREFVKSLLGIGKRLVTLTTKEQKTQRLISELSLLNHKLPARVWLPTAERQHHVCRIPHTQAVVLNSKDKAPYIIYVEVLECESFETSLAPVRIPETRIHSARSAENLDCGGIPATIANGMTSEHRAGSFSTVPNYDNDEDAWATDDIGQLQVEAEAQTSSSDNISQFSVDSITSLENKEPVFIAAGDIRRRLSENLAHTPTTFRRDPEDPSAVALKEPWEEKVRRIREASPYGHMTNWRLLSVIVKCGDDLRQELLAYQVLRQLQSIWQQERVPLWIKPYKILVMSSDSGMIEPVLNAVSLHQVRKQSQLSLLDYFLQEHGSFTTEAFLSAQRNFVQSCAGYSLICYLLQVKDRHNGNILLDSEGHIIHIDFGFILSSSPRNLGFETSAFKLTSEFVDVMGGLDGDMFIYYRMLMLQGLIAARKHMEKVLQIVEIMQQGSHLPCFHGSSTIRGLKERFHMSLTEEQLQLLVEQLVDGSMRSITTKLYDSFQYVTNGIM, encoded by the exons ATGGCCGACGCTGACGTCTCTTTGTCCCCTGCTCTGCGCCAGCTCCACCTTAGCCCCTCGCACTcagccccgccccctcctccagcctcctcctcccccaccacctTCTCAtgcccctcctccccctccagtgcctcctcttccttttcttcctcctcttcgaCCTCCTGCTCTGAGAGCTCGTCTGATTGCCCcaaccaccaccatcatcatcctcatcaccatcacctcCGCCCTCAGCTGCAGCTGCCCCCGCCCTCTCACAGCGAGCAGCCCTCCTCCCCTAGCGCCAGCCCCCGCAGCTCCAGCCCCAGCGGGAGCATCGGCAGCACCGGCAGcctcggcagcagcagcagcgccagCGAGGGCatcggcagcagcagcgtgtcGAGTGGCGGCGACCTGCGAGGTCCGAGTCCGCCGCTGGATGTCATCTCAGAGGACGCCATGGAGATGGACCTCGAAGGTGACCAAG tGATCAACCCTGAAGTCGCTCTGAAAGCTTGTCAGGAAGTTCTTCTCAAAGTccagctgcagaacagagacGTgccagaacaacaacaacaacaacaacaacagcagcgcACGGACTTGTCGGAGCGCTGTGCTCCTCAGTACTTGAGTCCAGACACCAGCTCCATcaaagaggaagacgaggaagacGAGAAACAAGGTGGAACGTCCCAACAAGACCCGCATCCTTCAGCCAGACTGCATTCCTCTCCACTGCCACCGGGGGTGTCACCATCATCGAAACAGTCGTGGCTGCTGCGCCTCTTTGAGTCCAAGCTGTTTGACGTTTCCATGGCGATCTCCTACTTGTACAAGTCGAAGGAGCCGGGGGTGCAGGCGTACATCGGGAATCGACTCTTCAGCTTCCCTGACTCTGAGGTGGACGTCTACCTGCCGCAGCTGCTCAACATGTATGTGCACATGGACACGGAGGTGGGAGACGCCATCAGACCGTACCTG ATCCATCGCTGCAGAGGAAGCATCACCTTCTCGCTGCTGTCGGCATGGCTGCTCGGCGCCTACTCCTCCGACATGCACATCTCCACCCAGCGTCACTCCAGAGGCACCAAACTCCGAAAACTCATCCTGTCCGATGAACTCAAGCCATCCGCTCTGACGCCCGTCACGCCCAGACCAACTTCAGCTTCTGTCTCTGAAAGCCCAGTGTCGTCGCCGTCCCACCGCCGCTGTCACCGCAGGCacaccagcagcaacacagaGGCTTCCGCTGCCGCCGTGCCAAACAACCCCACATCAGGGGAGTCTGAGGTCTTTGTTTCTCCGTCTAGAAGGACCCACCAGAGATCCAAGTCGGACGCCTCCACGGCAAGCAGCGGGCCCGGCACTGGCCTCCGACGAACAGGAAGTAACCCGAAGGTGGAGTCGGTTCACGAGGAG CCCGAGCGTCTCCGTCCTCAGCGGGAGTTTGTCAAGTCTCTGCTCGGCATCGGGAAGCGTTTGGTGACGTTGACGACCAAAGAGCAGAAGACGCAGCGGCTGATCTCAGAGCTGTCGCTGCTCAACCACAAGCTGCCGGCTCGAGTGTGGCTGCCCACCGCCGAGCGCCAGCACCACGTCTGCAGGATCCCGCACACGCAGGCCGTCGTCCTGAACTCTAAAGACAAG GCGCCGTACATCATCTACGTGGAGGTTTTGGAGTGTGAAAGCTTCGAGACGTCTCTGGCTCCCGTTCGGATTCCGGAGACCAGGATCCACTCAGCTCGTTCCGCAGAAAACCTGGACTGTGGCGGCATCCCGGCGACCATCGCTAACGGGATGACATCCGAGCACAGGGCGGGAAGTTTCTCTACCGTCCCAAACTACGACAATGACGAAGACGCGTGGGCCACCGACGATATCGGACAGCTGCAGGTCGAG gccGAGGCTCAGACCAGCAGCAGTGACAACATCAGTCAGTTTTCAGTCGACAGCATCACGAGTCTAGAGAATAAAGAACCAGTGTTCATCGCTGCTGGAGACATTAg GCGCCGTCTGTCCGAGAACCTCGCTCACACTCCGACTACGTTCAGGCGAGACCCTGAGGACCCGTCAGCCGTCGCCCTCAAAGAACCCTGGGAGGAGAAAGTCAG GCGAATCAGAGAAGCTTCTCCGTACGGTCACATGACCAACTGGAGGTTACTGTCGGTCATCGTGAAGTGTGGAGACGACCTGAGGCAGGAGCTCCTGGCCTATCAGGTGCTCCGACAGCTGCAG tcgATCTGGCAGCAGGAGCGAGTTCCTCTGTGGATCAAACCGTATAAGATCCTGGTGATGTCATCAGACAGCGGGATGATCGAACCCGTCCTCAACGCCGTCTCTCTGCACCAG GTGCGTAAACAGAGTCAGCTGTCGCTGCTCGACTACTTCCTGCAGGAACACGGCAGCTTCACCACCGAGGCCTTCCTGTCCGCTCAGAGGAACTTCGTCCAGAGCTGCGCCGGATACAGTCTGATCTGTTACCTGCTGCAGGTCaaagacag ACACAACGGGAACATCCTGCTGGACTCTGAAGGTCACATCATCCACATCGACTTTGGTTTCATCCTCTCCAGTTCTCCTCGTAACCTCGGCTTCGAGACGTCCGCCTTCAAGCTCACGTCAGAGTTCGTGGAC GTGATGGGCGGTTTGGACGGAGACATGTTCATCTACTACAGGATGTTGATGCTTCAGGGTCTGATCGCTGCCAGGAAGCACATGGAGAAGGTTCTGCAGATCGTCGAGATCATGCAACAAG GTTCCCATCTTCCGTGTTTCCACGGCTCCAGCACCATCCGTGGTCTGAAGGAGCGTTTCCACATGTCTCTGacggaggagcagctgcagctgctggtggagcagCTGGTCGACGGGTCCATGCGCTCCATCACCACCAAACTCTACGACTCCTTCCAGTATGTCACAAACGGCATCATGTGA